One region of Kangiella marina genomic DNA includes:
- the gyrA gene encoding DNA gyrase subunit A encodes MGELAKEILPVNIEDELKTSYLDYAMSVIVGRALPDVRDGLKPVHRRVLYAMNVLGNDFNKPYKKSARVVGDVIGKYHPHGDSAVYDTIVRMAQPFSLRYMLVDGQGNFGSIDGDSAAAMRYTEVRMMKLAHQLLADLDKETVDFEDNYDGSESEPTVLPTRVPNLLVNGSSGIAVGMATNIPPHNLNEVIDGCLALIENPDITISELMEYVTGPDFPTAAIINGRAGIIDAYNTGRGKIYLRARSHIETDEKNGKDSIVVTELPYQVNKARLIEKIAELVKDKKIEGITGLRDESDKDGMRMVIELRKGEVPEVVLNNLYAQSQMQNVFGINMVALDNGQPRLFNLKDALDAFVTHRREVVTRRTIFDLRKAREKAHVLEGLAIALANIDEVIELIKKSPTPKDAKEELMDRQWAPGQVADMLARAGTEACRPEHLAAEFGFHDGYYKLSEEQAKAILELRLHKLTGLEHDKIISEYKDLLGLIEELLHILMSKERLLEVIREELEEVKEIFGDERRSEILESKLDLTIADLITEEDVVVTLSHEGYVKYQSLSDYKAQRRGGRGKSATKMKDEDFIDRLLVASTHDMILCFSSRGKVYWLKVFELPNAGRGSRGKPIVNVLPLEKDEKISAILPIREFSEDRFVFMATANGTVKKTSLEQFSRPRANGIIALTIADDDELIGVAETSGEDEIMLFSDAGKVIRFGEDAVRAMGRTARGVRGMKLPDDAKVIQMLVAEDDCSVLTATENGYGKRTTVEDHPLRGRGGQGVISIQMSERNGQVVSAVPVIEGDEVMLISKGGTLIRTGVDDIRIMGRNTQGVRLIRLDDGETLVGLQRIVELDVDDDELDDGEVADVSSESDDDSIEE; translated from the coding sequence TGGATTAAAGCCTGTACATAGACGTGTTCTTTACGCGATGAATGTATTGGGTAATGATTTTAATAAGCCTTATAAAAAATCTGCGCGTGTGGTCGGTGATGTAATTGGTAAATACCACCCTCACGGTGATTCTGCTGTTTACGACACCATTGTTCGTATGGCGCAACCATTCTCCTTACGCTACATGTTGGTCGATGGTCAAGGTAACTTCGGTTCCATTGATGGCGACTCGGCGGCTGCGATGCGTTATACGGAAGTCCGTATGATGAAATTGGCGCATCAGCTTTTAGCCGATCTTGATAAAGAAACCGTAGATTTTGAAGATAACTATGACGGTTCTGAATCTGAGCCGACGGTACTACCGACTCGAGTTCCCAATTTATTGGTCAATGGCTCTTCGGGCATCGCAGTTGGTATGGCGACGAATATACCGCCACACAACCTTAATGAAGTTATTGATGGCTGTTTAGCCCTTATTGAAAACCCTGACATCACTATTTCAGAGTTGATGGAATATGTGACGGGGCCTGATTTCCCAACCGCTGCGATCATTAATGGTCGTGCTGGTATCATCGATGCTTACAACACGGGCCGCGGTAAGATTTACCTTCGTGCTCGTAGCCACATTGAAACTGATGAAAAGAATGGTAAAGACTCGATTGTCGTTACTGAGCTACCTTATCAGGTTAACAAAGCACGCCTTATTGAGAAAATAGCAGAGTTAGTTAAAGACAAAAAAATAGAAGGCATTACCGGCCTGCGCGACGAGTCTGATAAAGATGGTATGCGCATGGTTATTGAGTTGCGTAAGGGTGAAGTACCAGAAGTGGTCTTGAATAATCTTTATGCGCAGTCTCAGATGCAAAATGTCTTTGGCATCAACATGGTCGCTCTGGATAACGGTCAGCCGCGCTTATTTAATTTAAAAGATGCGCTGGATGCATTCGTTACTCACCGTCGTGAAGTGGTGACACGTCGTACGATTTTTGATCTGCGCAAGGCGCGTGAAAAAGCTCACGTCTTAGAAGGTTTAGCGATTGCTTTGGCCAATATTGATGAAGTCATTGAGCTTATTAAAAAGTCGCCAACGCCAAAGGATGCAAAAGAAGAATTGATGGACCGTCAGTGGGCGCCTGGACAAGTTGCGGACATGTTGGCGCGAGCCGGCACTGAAGCTTGCCGCCCGGAACATTTGGCGGCTGAGTTTGGTTTCCATGATGGCTATTACAAGTTATCTGAAGAGCAAGCGAAAGCGATTCTTGAATTACGCCTACACAAATTAACAGGTCTTGAGCACGACAAAATCATCAGTGAATACAAAGACTTGCTAGGCTTGATCGAAGAGTTGCTTCACATCCTGATGAGCAAAGAACGTCTGCTTGAAGTGATTCGTGAAGAGTTAGAAGAAGTGAAGGAAATCTTTGGTGACGAGCGTCGCTCAGAGATTCTAGAAAGTAAGTTAGACCTTACGATTGCTGATTTAATCACTGAAGAAGATGTGGTTGTGACACTGTCTCATGAAGGCTATGTGAAGTATCAATCGTTATCAGATTACAAAGCACAACGTCGTGGCGGTCGTGGTAAATCTGCGACCAAAATGAAGGACGAGGACTTTATCGACCGCCTATTGGTGGCTTCGACGCACGACATGATTTTATGTTTCTCGTCTCGCGGTAAAGTTTACTGGCTCAAAGTATTCGAGTTACCGAATGCTGGGCGCGGCTCTCGCGGTAAACCGATTGTGAATGTTTTACCGTTAGAAAAAGATGAAAAAATTAGCGCTATTTTGCCAATTCGCGAGTTCTCAGAGGACCGTTTTGTGTTTATGGCGACAGCAAATGGTACGGTTAAGAAAACCTCGCTTGAGCAATTTTCGCGCCCACGTGCCAACGGTATTATTGCATTAACCATTGCTGATGATGATGAGTTAATCGGTGTGGCTGAAACTTCAGGCGAAGATGAAATCATGCTCTTTAGTGATGCTGGTAAAGTGATTCGATTCGGTGAAGATGCCGTACGTGCCATGGGCCGTACCGCACGCGGTGTTCGCGGTATGAAGTTGCCTGACGATGCAAAAGTTATTCAAATGCTGGTTGCTGAAGATGACTGTTCGGTTCTAACTGCTACTGAAAATGGTTACGGTAAAAGAACAACTGTTGAAGACCATCCTTTACGTGGCCGCGGTGGTCAGGGCGTGATCTCGATTCAGATGAGTGAGCGTAATGGTCAAGTCGTATCGGCTGTACCGGTCATTGAAGGCGATGAGGTGATGTTGATCAGCAAGGGTGGAACCTTGATTCGTACCGGTGTTGATGATATCCGAATTATGGGCCGTAACACGCAAGGTGTTCGTCTTATTCGTCTCGATGACGGTGAAACATTGGTCGGCTTGCAGCGAATTGTAGAGCTTGATGTTGATGATGACGAATTAGATGACGGTGAGGTAGCAGACGTTTCTTCAGAATCAGATGACGATTCGATAGAAGAATAA
- the serC gene encoding 3-phosphoserine/phosphohydroxythreonine transaminase produces MTRAFNFSAGPAAIPTEVLERAQKELLNWNGYGCSVMELGHRTPDFQGILDKTEANLRKLLKIPDTYKVLFMHGGASHQFSMVPMNFLAPEETANYLEMDHWSRMCIKEAQRFGNIHLQQGIRTNSEGLMELVPENEWQLDEKGKYLHFTSNETIVGVQFQEDPHTFSGKLVSDMCSDILSRPIDIEKYALIYAGAQKNIGPSGMTVVIVREDLFESFHTERVPSLFQYPYVSEKGSMPNTPPSFGIYFAGMVFEWLLENGGVEQMYKRNLEKAHLLYDYVDQSNFYHSPVAKGSRSFMNVAIQMKDRTHEERFLHEARENHLIALKGHKTFGGLRASIYNAMSLDGVKSLIRFMEQFERNVT; encoded by the coding sequence ATGACTCGCGCATTTAATTTTAGTGCCGGGCCTGCTGCAATACCGACAGAAGTATTAGAGCGAGCACAAAAAGAGCTTTTGAACTGGAATGGGTACGGCTGTTCGGTCATGGAACTGGGCCACCGCACTCCAGACTTTCAGGGTATACTCGATAAAACGGAAGCTAATTTACGCAAGCTCCTTAAAATTCCCGACACCTATAAAGTGCTGTTCATGCACGGTGGTGCTTCGCATCAATTTTCAATGGTCCCGATGAACTTTTTGGCGCCAGAGGAAACGGCGAACTACCTGGAAATGGATCACTGGTCTAGGATGTGTATTAAAGAAGCACAACGCTTTGGCAATATCCACCTCCAGCAAGGCATACGAACCAACTCTGAGGGTCTGATGGAGCTAGTGCCAGAAAATGAATGGCAGCTTGATGAGAAGGGCAAGTATTTACACTTTACGTCAAACGAAACTATTGTTGGTGTTCAGTTCCAAGAAGATCCGCATACCTTTTCAGGTAAGTTAGTCAGTGATATGTGCTCTGACATTTTGTCTCGTCCTATTGATATAGAAAAGTACGCTTTAATCTATGCGGGTGCTCAAAAAAACATTGGGCCATCAGGCATGACCGTCGTTATTGTCCGAGAAGATTTGTTTGAGAGTTTCCATACTGAGCGTGTGCCGAGTTTATTCCAATACCCTTACGTATCAGAAAAAGGCTCGATGCCGAATACGCCACCAAGCTTTGGGATTTACTTTGCTGGGATGGTGTTTGAGTGGCTTTTGGAAAACGGAGGGGTTGAGCAAATGTATAAGCGCAATCTAGAAAAAGCCCATTTGTTGTATGACTATGTTGATCAGTCGAACTTTTATCATTCGCCAGTCGCTAAAGGCTCTCGTTCGTTTATGAATGTTGCTATTCAGATGAAAGACAGAACCCATGAAGAGCGTTTTTTGCATGAGGCTCGTGAAAATCACCTGATAGCACTTAAAGGCCACAAAACCTTTGGAGGTTTGCGAGCCAGCATTTATAACGCAATGAGCTTAGATGGTGTAAAAAGCCTTATCCGTTTCATGGAACAATTCGAACGTAACGTTACATAA
- the hisC gene encoding histidinol-phosphate transaminase — MSCDFIQLANPGVQELHPYQPGKPISELERELGISNIVKLASNENPIGISAKAQAAMEKEFSDLARYPDANGYYLKAKIAERVGVELNQITLGNGSNDVLELIARVFVAPEHEVIFSQHAFVVYPIVTQAIGAKKVVIPAKEWGHDLEATAQAITPNTRMIFIANPNNPTGTWVKSAELKAFMDKVPENVLVILDEAYYEYVEDKDYPQTIPWIKDYPNLIVTRTFSKAYGLAGVRAGYAVANEEITGLINRPRQPFNMNSLALSAAEAVLDDHAYLQKALDVNKSGMQQLEAVFKELNYDYIPSVTNFITVDMGKPAGSIYQHMLEQGVIVRPVANYEMPNHLRVSIGLEEENAKFIKVLREMTK; from the coding sequence ATGAGTTGTGATTTTATTCAGTTAGCGAACCCAGGCGTGCAAGAGTTGCACCCATATCAGCCAGGTAAACCAATTTCTGAGCTGGAGCGAGAGCTTGGTATCAGCAATATTGTGAAGCTTGCGAGTAATGAAAATCCGATCGGTATTAGCGCAAAAGCCCAGGCAGCTATGGAGAAAGAGTTTTCTGACTTAGCACGTTATCCTGATGCGAACGGTTACTATCTTAAAGCTAAAATCGCTGAACGTGTCGGTGTCGAACTTAATCAAATCACCCTTGGAAACGGCTCTAACGATGTCTTAGAGTTGATTGCACGTGTTTTTGTGGCTCCCGAGCATGAGGTCATTTTCTCGCAGCATGCCTTTGTGGTTTACCCTATCGTAACTCAAGCGATTGGCGCTAAGAAGGTGGTGATTCCTGCGAAAGAGTGGGGACATGACTTGGAAGCAACGGCTCAAGCGATTACGCCAAACACGCGCATGATTTTTATTGCTAACCCCAATAATCCGACTGGAACTTGGGTAAAGTCTGCTGAGCTTAAGGCCTTCATGGACAAGGTCCCAGAAAATGTATTGGTGATTTTGGATGAGGCTTATTACGAATACGTCGAAGATAAAGATTATCCGCAGACGATTCCTTGGATTAAAGACTATCCAAACCTAATCGTGACTCGTACTTTCTCGAAAGCTTACGGCTTAGCTGGTGTTCGTGCGGGCTATGCGGTCGCGAATGAAGAGATTACGGGTTTAATTAACCGTCCACGACAGCCGTTTAACATGAACTCATTAGCACTTTCCGCTGCTGAGGCGGTATTGGATGATCATGCTTACCTACAAAAAGCTCTGGATGTTAACAAGTCTGGTATGCAACAACTTGAAGCTGTCTTTAAAGAGCTTAACTATGACTATATTCCATCGGTCACCAACTTTATAACCGTGGATATGGGCAAGCCAGCCGGATCTATTTATCAACACATGCTAGAGCAAGGCGTTATTGTTCGCCCTGTGGCTAATTATGAAATGCCTAATCATCTGCGCGTCAGTATTGGCTTAGAAGAAGAAAATGCTAAGTTCATTAAAGTATTACGTGAGATGACGAAGTAG
- the cmk gene encoding (d)CMP kinase, translated as MAVNDAIQAPVVTVDGPSGSGKGTISQILATTLNYHLLDSGALYRLTALAVIKNKLDINDTSAISKAALDLDVVFEPQADGEQRVLLNGEDVGVQLRLDETSAMASKVAAIPEVREALLIRQKQFRQTPGLVADGRDMGTVVFPDAEHKVFLTASPEIRAERRHKQLIEKGVDANISHLLKSIIERDERDRTRTVAPLVPAEGAFVIDSSDLTIDEVVQQILDFIGFSEQ; from the coding sequence ATGGCTGTGAATGACGCGATACAAGCTCCAGTGGTGACCGTCGATGGTCCAAGTGGTTCAGGCAAAGGCACTATCAGCCAAATTCTGGCAACGACACTGAATTATCATTTGCTTGATAGCGGTGCGCTTTACCGCCTAACGGCGTTGGCAGTGATTAAAAATAAGTTGGATATCAATGATACAAGCGCGATATCCAAGGCTGCGCTCGATCTTGATGTGGTTTTTGAACCTCAGGCTGACGGTGAGCAGAGGGTGTTGCTGAATGGTGAAGATGTTGGTGTCCAGTTGCGTTTGGACGAGACCAGCGCCATGGCCTCAAAAGTGGCGGCGATCCCAGAAGTGCGTGAAGCGTTATTGATTCGTCAAAAGCAGTTCAGACAAACCCCAGGTTTGGTGGCGGATGGTCGTGATATGGGAACGGTAGTTTTCCCCGATGCTGAACATAAGGTGTTTTTGACTGCAAGCCCCGAAATACGGGCAGAAAGACGCCACAAACAGTTGATCGAAAAGGGCGTTGATGCTAATATTTCGCACCTTCTAAAAAGCATCATCGAAAGAGATGAGCGTGATCGCACTCGTACTGTGGCCCCTTTGGTGCCAGCAGAGGGTGCTTTTGTTATTGATAGCTCAGATTTAACGATTGATGAAGTGGTTCAGCAAATCCTTGATTTTATAGGTTTTTCTGAACAATAA